A genomic window from Pelodiscus sinensis isolate JC-2024 unplaced genomic scaffold, ASM4963464v1 ctg145, whole genome shotgun sequence includes:
- the LAGE3 gene encoding EKC/KEOPS complex subunit LAGE3, with product MEEAGAGGAQAGLGFTLSVPFPSPLEAQIAHGSLVPDPEPRKGGISKDLAVTENFLHVRWKADEARILRVSISSFLDHLSLVVETMEMFGPPVPR from the exons ATGGAAGAAGCAGGAGCCGGAGGCGCTCAGGCCGGGCTGGGCTT cacGTTGAGCGTCCCATTCCCGTCCCCCCTGGAGGCCCAAATTGCACATGGCTCCCTGGTCCCTGACCCTGAACCCCGCAAGGGGGGGATCAGCAAAGATCTGGCGGTGACCGAGAATTTCCTACATGT GCGCTGGAAGGCAGATGAGGCCCGGATTCTGCGTGTTTCCATCAGCTCCTTCCTGGACCACCTCTCCCTGGTGGTAGAGACCATGGAGATGTTTGGGCCTCCGGTGCCCCGATAG
- the UBL4A gene encoding ubiquitin-like protein 4A codes for MLLTVKALQGRGCSLQVSPDEQVSSVKRLVAESLSIPVSQQRLLFKGKALADELRLCDYSIGPGSKLNLVVKPPEKASPEEPGHRGSLPPFPSIWHSLAQVLARHFSPADTQKVLEQLQKDYERSLRLLSLDDIERLATRLLHPEVADAVEMGFLD; via the exons ATGCTGCTCACGGTGAAGGCGCTTCAGGGCCGGGGATGCAGCCTccag GTCTCCCCAGATGAGCAGGTGAGCTCGGTGAAGCGCCTTGTGGCCGAGTCATTGAGCATCCCAGTCTCTCAGCAGCGGCTTCTCTTCAAAGGCAAGGCCCTGGCAG aTGAGCTCCGTCTTTGCGACTACTCCATCGGCCCTGGCTCCAAGCTAAACCTGGTGGTGAAGCCGCCAGAGAAGGCTTCTCCTGAGGAGCCGGGGCACAGGGGATCCCTGCCGCCGTTCCCCAGCATTTGGCACTCACTGGCCCAGGTCCTGGCCCGGCACTTCAGCCCAGCTGACACGCAGaaggtgctggagcagctgcagaag GATTACGAGCGGAGCCTTCGCCTGCTGAGTCTGGATGACATCGAGCGTCTGGCCACCCGGCTGCTGCATCCGGAGGTGGCCGACGCGGTGGAGATGGGATTCCTGGACTAG